The sequence below is a genomic window from Proteus vulgaris.
TGGTGTCGATCTTCAAACCGCTTCTTGGTTTGTCATATGTCGTCAATATCAAGCTGGACTTGATGGCCTAAATGAAGGTCTTTACCTTATTCATAATATATTGACTCAACATTGGCAAACATTATGGCCAGTGCAAACACATACTCGTATCAATATTCTTTCATCCTTAAGCCAACAGCTAGTCTCTGGTATTCGTGGTACAACTTTTGTTTATTCCGACTTATCTATCCTTTATCAAATTGAAGAATTATTAAAGAATATCAATCATCACCTTCAAACTTTAGAAATTAAACATCTCGTTCAATTTGATTATTTAGAAAACTTAGTTATTGCTCAAGCGCGGCAATTAGAGAATGCAGACACATTAGATAATAATTTTAACGCTCCTGAACTATCCTCTACTCTCAATAAAGAAGAAAAGATCTCACCACAAATTATCGATACGACTTTATCTACATCACCTACGCCCAAAAACATTAATAAAGGTATTACACCACCCAAAACCTATATATCCTCTTCCATCTCATTACAACCTCCCATAAAAAAGACATATCGACAGGAGCTATGGCGAGGGATTTTAATTGGCACACTAACCAGTAGTTTGTTTTTCGTTATCCTATTCTATTTTTGGTTATCTGAATTAAAAAATAACAATCTAACAGATGCTTTTCCTTATATTCCAACCATTAATGCCCACGCAGGCTCTCTTATTGAACAACAAACTGCAAATGGTAGAAATATAACAAAAACACTCAATTCTGAGCAGATTGATGTGATACAACAACGTTTAGATGAACTCGCGTTACTTTCTCCCACAT
It includes:
- a CDS encoding VasL domain-containing protein; this encodes MNSYLDSLSIGGDPRVFNQFLAIKEELDKRFHPARPDINWQYVHELCIALFNQNGVDLQTASWFVICRQYQAGLDGLNEGLYLIHNILTQHWQTLWPVQTHTRINILSSLSQQLVSGIRGTTFVYSDLSILYQIEELLKNINHHLQTLEIKHLVQFDYLENLVIAQARQLENADTLDNNFNAPELSSTLNKEEKISPQIIDTTLSTSPTPKNINKGITPPKTYISSSISLQPPIKKTYRQELWRGILIGTLTSSLFFVILFYFWLSELKNNNLTDAFPYIPTINAHAGSLIEQQTANGRNITKTLNSEQIDVIQQRLDELALLSPTWAQSYGLEVISYLSEQYEDNPELLSFTQLWRNNLKINATTDEQLNQWSKGMAELDGLSQRLDSFDGNPKNYITGSELKSIIFKARQHFNQAKPLEEELRLLEKQPTQNAISDYEYQQIDNHFKQLLNRYSLLRSK